A portion of the Chitinivorax sp. PXF-14 genome contains these proteins:
- the map gene encoding type I methionyl aminopeptidase, whose amino-acid sequence MHTAMSIIIKNAEDIAKMRVAGRLASEVLDYITPFVVPGVTTGELDRLCHEYMVKEQGTIPAPLNYAPPGHAPYPKAICTSINHQVCHGIPGDRVLKSGDIVNLDITVIKDGYHGDTSRMFLIGEASIQAKRLSQITYECMWLGIEQVAPGKSLGDIGHAIQKYAEGNGYSVVREFCGHGIGKQFHEDPQVVHYGRPGTGAKLQPGMIFTIEPMINAGKAGIRMLGDGWTVVTKDHSLSAQWEHTVLVTETGYEILTQSAGTPAKPF is encoded by the coding sequence ATACACACAGCCATGTCCATTATCATCAAGAACGCAGAAGATATCGCCAAGATGCGCGTTGCCGGCCGGCTCGCGAGCGAAGTCCTCGACTACATCACCCCCTTCGTCGTACCTGGCGTCACGACCGGCGAGCTCGACCGGCTGTGCCACGAGTACATGGTCAAGGAGCAAGGCACCATCCCGGCGCCGCTCAACTATGCGCCACCGGGGCATGCGCCCTACCCCAAGGCGATCTGCACCTCGATCAACCATCAGGTCTGCCACGGCATTCCCGGCGACCGCGTGCTGAAAAGCGGTGACATCGTCAACCTCGACATCACCGTGATCAAGGATGGCTACCACGGCGACACCAGCCGCATGTTCCTGATCGGTGAAGCATCGATCCAGGCCAAGCGCCTGAGCCAGATCACCTATGAATGCATGTGGCTCGGCATCGAGCAGGTCGCGCCCGGCAAGTCGCTCGGCGACATCGGCCACGCCATCCAGAAATATGCCGAGGGCAACGGCTACAGCGTGGTACGCGAGTTCTGCGGCCACGGCATCGGCAAGCAATTTCACGAAGACCCGCAGGTGGTCCACTACGGCCGCCCCGGCACCGGCGCCAAGCTGCAGCCCGGCATGATCTTCACCATCGAGCCAATGATCAACGCCGGCAAGGCCGGTATCCGCATGCTGGGCGACGGCTGGACCGTGGTCACCAAGGACCATAGCCTGTCCGCGCAGTGGGAGCACACGGTGCTGGTCACCGAAACTGGCTACGAGATCCTCACCCAATCGGCTGGCACACCGGCCAAACCGTTCTAG
- the rpsB gene encoding 30S ribosomal protein S2 — protein sequence MSVSMRQMLEAGVHFGHQTRYWNPKMAPFIFGHRNKIHIINLEKTLPMYEQAISFVKKLSANKGSVLFVGTKRQARDIVKEEASRAGAPFVDQRWLGGMLTNFKTVKQSVKRLQDMQATLADPAAGEKFTKKELLDLQRDAEKLEKSLGGIKNMGGLPDALFIIDVGYQKGAVTEAQKLGIPVIAVVDTNNSPEGVDYVIPGNDDSSRAIRLYARGVADAILEGKSNVAKEVGGGDEFVEVQAAEQAAE from the coding sequence ATGTCTGTCAGCATGCGTCAAATGCTCGAGGCCGGCGTTCATTTCGGCCACCAAACCCGTTACTGGAACCCGAAAATGGCCCCGTTCATTTTCGGTCACCGCAACAAGATTCACATCATCAACCTGGAAAAGACCCTGCCGATGTACGAGCAGGCCATTTCCTTTGTGAAGAAGCTGTCCGCCAATAAGGGCTCTGTCCTGTTCGTCGGCACCAAGCGTCAGGCTCGCGACATCGTCAAGGAAGAGGCTAGCCGCGCTGGCGCACCTTTCGTCGATCAGCGTTGGCTCGGCGGCATGCTGACCAACTTCAAGACGGTCAAGCAATCGGTCAAGCGTCTGCAAGACATGCAGGCCACGCTGGCTGATCCGGCTGCTGGCGAGAAGTTCACCAAGAAGGAACTGCTCGACCTGCAACGCGACGCAGAAAAGCTCGAGAAGAGCCTGGGCGGTATCAAGAACATGGGCGGCCTGCCTGATGCGCTGTTCATCATCGACGTCGGCTACCAGAAGGGTGCCGTTACCGAAGCGCAAAAGCTGGGCATTCCGGTCATCGCTGTGGTCGATACCAACAACAGCCCGGAAGGCGTGGATTACGTGATCCCGGGTAACGACGACTCCAGTCGCGCGATTCGTCTTTATGCTCGTGGCGTCGCCGATGCGATCCTCGAAGGCAAGAGCAACGTAGCGAAGGAAGTCGGGGGCGGAGACGAATTTGTCGAAGTCCAGGCTGCGGAGCAAGCCGCCGAGTAA
- the tsf gene encoding translation elongation factor Ts: MAEISAKMVAELREATGLGMMECKKALVEAEGDIKKAEELLRIKSGAKAGKVAGRTAAEGAIAQFIAGKVGALVEINCETDFVGKDDGFVAFTKAVAQAVAESNAADVEALSAVKLASGQTVEEARKALISKVGENISVRRFVRYETPDALSVYLHGSKIGVLVELAGGDDALGKDIAMHIAASKPVCVSKDEVPAELLEKERVIYAAQAAESGKPANIVEKMVEGRIVKYLAEVTLLGQPFVKNPDVTVEKLLADKKASIKRFQMFVVGEGIEKKVVDFAAEVAAAAKV; the protein is encoded by the coding sequence ATGGCTGAAATTAGCGCAAAAATGGTTGCGGAACTGCGCGAGGCGACTGGCCTCGGCATGATGGAGTGCAAGAAGGCTCTGGTCGAAGCTGAAGGCGATATCAAGAAGGCAGAAGAGCTGCTGCGCATCAAGAGTGGTGCCAAGGCAGGCAAGGTTGCCGGCCGTACCGCTGCGGAAGGTGCAATCGCCCAGTTTATCGCTGGCAAGGTTGGCGCGCTGGTCGAAATCAACTGCGAAACCGACTTCGTTGGCAAGGATGACGGTTTCGTCGCCTTCACCAAGGCCGTCGCTCAAGCCGTTGCCGAAAGCAACGCCGCTGACGTCGAAGCCCTGTCGGCTGTCAAGCTGGCTTCCGGTCAAACCGTCGAAGAAGCGCGCAAGGCGCTGATCTCCAAGGTCGGCGAAAACATCTCCGTGCGTCGTTTCGTGCGCTACGAAACGCCTGACGCCCTGTCGGTCTACCTGCACGGTTCGAAGATCGGCGTGCTGGTCGAACTCGCCGGTGGCGACGATGCACTGGGCAAGGACATCGCGATGCACATCGCTGCATCCAAACCGGTTTGCGTGTCGAAGGACGAAGTGCCTGCCGAGTTGCTGGAAAAAGAGCGCGTCATCTACGCCGCTCAAGCCGCTGAATCGGGCAAGCCGGCCAACATCGTCGAGAAGATGGTCGAAGGCCGTATCGTCAAGTATCTGGCGGAAGTGACCCTGCTCGGCCAGCCGTTCGTAAAGAACCCCGACGTGACCGTCGAAAAGCTGCTCGCCGACAAGAAGGCCAGCATCAAGCGCTTCCAGATGTTCGTCGTGGGCGAAGGCATCGAGAAGAAAGTTGTCGATTTCGCTGCAGAAGTTGCAGCTGCTGCTAAGGTGTAA
- the pyrH gene encoding UMP kinase has protein sequence MEKSPVFKRILVKLSGEALMGDDSYGINRATIERIVSEVKEVVDLGVQVAVVIGGGNIFRGVAPGAAGMDRATADYMGMLATVMNALALQDAFRHIDVVSRVQSALTIEQVAEPYIRGKAMRYLEENKVVIFAAGTGNPFFTTDTAAALRGMEMNVDIVLKATKVDGVYTDDPKKNPEAVRYQKITFDEAIHKNLKVMDATALTLCRDQKLPINVFSIFKAGGLKRVVLGEDEGTLVHC, from the coding sequence ATGGAAAAATCCCCCGTCTTCAAGCGAATCCTGGTGAAACTGTCTGGCGAAGCCCTGATGGGCGACGACAGCTATGGCATCAATCGCGCGACGATCGAGCGCATCGTCTCCGAGGTCAAGGAAGTGGTCGATCTCGGGGTACAGGTGGCCGTCGTCATCGGCGGGGGAAATATTTTCCGTGGCGTCGCGCCTGGCGCGGCCGGTATGGACCGCGCCACGGCCGACTACATGGGTATGCTGGCTACCGTGATGAACGCGTTGGCGCTGCAGGATGCCTTCCGCCACATCGACGTCGTCAGCCGCGTGCAGTCGGCATTGACGATCGAGCAGGTGGCCGAGCCCTATATCCGTGGCAAGGCGATGCGTTACCTGGAAGAGAACAAGGTGGTGATCTTCGCCGCCGGTACCGGTAACCCGTTCTTTACCACCGACACCGCGGCCGCGCTGCGTGGCATGGAAATGAACGTTGATATCGTGCTCAAGGCCACCAAGGTCGATGGCGTGTATACCGACGATCCGAAGAAGAACCCCGAAGCGGTTCGCTACCAGAAGATCACCTTCGACGAAGCGATCCACAAGAATTTGAAGGTCATGGACGCCACTGCGCTGACGCTGTGCCGTGACCAGAAACTGCCGATCAACGTCTTCAGCATCTTCAAGGCAGGCGGGCTCAAGCGCGTCGTGCTGGGCGAGGACGAAGGCACGCTGGTGCACTGCTGA
- the frr gene encoding ribosome recycling factor, translating into MIADVKKTTEQKMQRSLEALKTDLTKVRTGRAHTGILDHVTVDYYGNPTPINQVAGLSLLDARTIGVMPFEKKMAAAIEKAIRDSDLGLNPASMGDVVRVPMPALTEERRKDLIKVVRGEAENARVAVRNVRRDANDQLKKAVKDKAISEDDERRAQDDVQKLTDKYIAEIDKALQAKEADLMAV; encoded by the coding sequence ATGATTGCCGACGTCAAGAAAACTACCGAACAGAAAATGCAACGTTCGCTCGAAGCGCTCAAGACCGACCTCACCAAGGTGCGGACTGGCCGCGCCCATACCGGTATCCTTGACCACGTGACGGTCGACTATTATGGCAACCCGACGCCGATCAATCAGGTTGCTGGCCTGTCCTTGCTGGATGCCCGGACCATTGGCGTCATGCCGTTCGAGAAGAAGATGGCGGCCGCCATCGAAAAGGCGATTCGTGATTCGGATCTGGGCCTGAACCCCGCTTCGATGGGGGACGTGGTGCGTGTGCCGATGCCCGCGCTGACGGAAGAGCGCCGCAAGGACCTGATCAAGGTCGTGCGTGGCGAAGCCGAAAATGCTCGCGTGGCAGTACGCAATGTGCGTCGTGACGCCAACGATCAGCTGAAGAAGGCGGTCAAGGACAAGGCCATCTCCGAGGACGACGAACGTCGCGCCCAGGACGATGTGCAGAAGCTGACCGACAAGTACATTGCCGAAATCGACAAGGCATTGCAGGCCAAAGAAGCAGACCTGATGGCTGTCTGA
- a CDS encoding isoprenyl transferase, whose product MSLFSSSTVAIPDAVQVPRHVAIIMDGNGRWAKKRFMPRVAGHKRGLETVREIVQACVDLRVDYLTLFAFSSENWRRPQDEVSFLMQLFLRAMEREVNKLADNNIRLKIVGRLDRFEPQIAEMIEKSQARTAANNGLTLTIAADYGGRWDILQATQHMLKARPELVQGFEEGDLAPYLAMSYAPEPDLFIRTGGEQRISNFLLWQLAYSELYFTDTLWPDFDAKALKQAIASYQTRERRFGRTSEQLLDA is encoded by the coding sequence GTGTCGCTCTTTTCCAGTTCTACCGTTGCCATTCCCGACGCTGTCCAGGTGCCGCGCCATGTGGCGATCATCATGGACGGGAATGGCCGCTGGGCCAAGAAACGGTTCATGCCCCGCGTCGCCGGCCACAAGCGTGGCCTGGAAACCGTGCGCGAGATCGTTCAGGCCTGCGTCGACCTGAGGGTCGACTACCTCACTCTGTTTGCCTTCTCGAGCGAGAACTGGCGTCGTCCGCAGGATGAAGTCTCGTTCCTGATGCAGCTTTTCCTGCGTGCGATGGAGCGTGAGGTCAACAAACTGGCGGACAACAACATCCGCCTCAAGATCGTCGGGCGTCTCGATCGTTTCGAACCGCAGATCGCCGAGATGATCGAAAAGTCGCAGGCTCGGACTGCCGCCAATAACGGGCTGACGCTGACTATCGCGGCGGACTACGGTGGCCGCTGGGATATCCTGCAGGCCACGCAGCACATGCTGAAGGCGCGCCCCGAGCTGGTCCAAGGGTTTGAAGAAGGCGATCTGGCCCCTTACCTGGCCATGTCATACGCACCCGAGCCCGACCTGTTCATCCGCACCGGCGGTGAGCAGCGCATCAGCAATTTCCTGCTGTGGCAATTGGCCTACAGTGAACTGTATTTCACCGATACGCTGTGGCCTGATTTCGACGCCAAGGCGCTCAAGCAGGCGATTGCCTCCTACCAGACGCGCGAACGCCGTTTCGGCCGTACCAGCGAACAACTCCTCGATGCTTAA